A single Ptiloglossa arizonensis isolate GNS036 chromosome 2, iyPtiAriz1_principal, whole genome shotgun sequence DNA region contains:
- the LOC143143702 gene encoding uncharacterized protein LOC143143702 isoform X3 translates to MSQKNRKRKLEGEEQSIVDWEQENIFLGETRNEMESMWELPQIFHFLHLAREALNIPHLSMYEMERMLLVPRASKQLANIMTSLLSSPITKAKLRKIPPMPYEFWTNILAYKLKSWFKIYEGKHRDAVKVLETIGVEPEFWNIFPDAPLLNGKDFEELTFKQKVWLLKTVCDTVMHTRKTVQEEIAKQPWENQFETLLGTDRYGARYIYFPQFLNSDLRIYRHCLDNKILSAVKPIKPKSETNTENKVLKATDLVRKRAKYKKKKTRWSTGMASKSRKKVNKCIEKDLNDCKCTSDSATGSLINEDTNLSSTSTCNNNNNNNNNNNKINLDTINGKRSRSLSKCSEMSTEPDKTHCKNIKTSGYDTNSSAETFSDTRSAERMFKGFSKSSSSKCNIEILSGILSNLKSEVSEEKGTDDVNASSTHTSQAKLELNPMRQYLDPMVLCTGKSESVDNLSSISKTDDEKLNEIISAECLKLSDKNSSNFHTVRETHQISTISKSDDEKLSETRTDQSTPEDTASLIDETEEDRSIKQNKRFVKEEKENNLNTRDRNVAESDQTSKSMDNNEIESDDDNDLSLSELRRMLQKEAMEDDFSFDEDSEIGYNLRKMKNDKTNGWTQEVEDFNEMLLELGVSKFQLVADSISSLKDLISTFLQKSSPSADTDDDLQYFKHHQSAKVHYKNEPIPLCEVKLAKKLSSLLNSLKEMEPALRDSIKKARTRLQKELGKLKAGVECQDSSGEGVGSNWWVLGSQGYPLPTPGDAPIQTLPQSTLSSAGSQSSFIKNEEHQEERVSHAEDDKHDQQEYREHKGESVQNETQGGEDNSQESAGAEEETKEESNYKEEQQTRRVLRARGISSYTEQFYSDDEIEENELEEWANIEAVYAAPSAQAGTSTPYFGTKVKYADSRTNEEDSDQDWILPSSRKRKNKRPSANRRLKSFEHKLQSIKVDELQGAAESAVTTPLNTNNDKEIPVVKEGQICKLENLTDPEDSHVNTIVENHETVVENCEAAVENPLAVVENHEPVVENHEAVVENNSKQTVPSAEVINNVENMESVHSELDIKDEGPIYDYAPCQSNNDYTANVNTNYMMVKTEPDPMNYYVMQSNAPTVMSPNTLIQPGSVVSSIVPPMPQGYYVHGGQNYIIQNPQSGFVPPQSLQPPGPQMLSPQQFVSHPGYVPYMVATTHPQREFIATNPQFLAQNLPRNPSIPIHPNPTMSIRAPPQRYPISRRNYPHPNGAVIRSSMPIRGNFPRTNNSRSARNVQQQRGTPTKVQKPRKSNMPSENSNQSKTTSLIVLSDSDDEIEMIITKKTGSTADTGKTKTTSRRNTVQSRHKPTVTSEVTVSTPKGSIPQQIIQRMSQGGISITPVKPATPVQTSNTQLVVVVNETGSHYALALPNGSKLILTPEQVAQIRASNGGKLIL, encoded by the exons ATGTCGcagaaaaatagaaaacggAAGTTGGAGGGGGAAGAGCAGTCAATAGTTGACTGGGAGcaggaaaatattttcctagGTGAAACAAGAAATGAAATGGAATCCATGTGGGAG CTTCCACAAATATTTCACTTTCTTCACCTAGCAAGGGAAGCTCTAAACATACCTCATTTATCCATGTATGAAATGGAACGCATGCTTTTAGTACCAAGAGCTTCAAAGCAGTTGGCTAATATCATGACATCCTTATTAAG ctCTCCCATCACCAAAGCAAAATTGAGGAAGATACCACCCATGCCATATGAGTTCTGGACAAACATTTTAGCCTACAAATTAAAAAGCTGGTTCAAAATTTATGAGGGAAAACATCGGGATGCAGTAAAA GTTCTAGAAACCATTGGTGTTGAGCCAGAATTCTGGAACATTTTCCCTGATGCTCCTCTGCTGAATGGCAAAGATTTTGAGGAGCTAACTTTCAAACAAAAAGTCTGGCTTCTGAAAACAGTCTGTGATACAGTCATG CACACTCGGAAAACTGTGCAAGAGGAAATTGCTAAGCAACCATGGGAAAACCAGTTTGAAACCCTCTTAGGAACTGATCGCTATGGAGCAAGATACATTTATTTCCCACAATTTCTTAATAGTGATCTACGAATCTATAGGCATTGTCTTGATAATAAAATTCTATCTGCAGTAAAG CCTATCAAGCCAAAGTCGGAAACAAATACGGAAAATAAAGTTCTGAAGGCGACTGACTTAGTGAGGAAAAGagcaaaatataaaaagaaaaaaacacgatGGAGCACTGGCATGGCTTCaaaatcgagaaagaaagtAAATAAATGCATTGAAAAGGATCTAAACGACTGCAAGTGTACTAGCGACAGCGCTACGGGCTCCTTAATTAATGAAGATACAAATCTGAGTAGTACAAGCacctgtaataataataataataacaataataataataataaaattaatttagacACTATCAATGGGAAAAGGTCGAGAAGTTTATCAAAGTGTTCGGAAATGAGTACAGAACCTGATAAAACACactgtaaaaatataaagacGAGTGGTTACGACACAAATAGTTCAGCCGAAACGTTTTCTGACACAAGATCAGCTGAAAGAATGTTCAAAGGATTCTCGAAAAGCAGTAGTAGCAAATGTAATATAGAAATACTTAGCGGAATATTAAGTAATTTGAAGTCTGAAGTGAGTGAAGAAAAGGGGACAGATGATGTTAATGCATCATCAACGCATACCTCACAAGCCAAGTTAGAATTAAACCCAATGAGACAATATTTAGATCCAATGGTTCTCTGTACAGGTAAAAGCGAATCTGTCGATAATTTGTCTAGTATTTCAAAGACTGATGATgagaaattaaatgaaattatcaGCGCCGAATGCTTAAAGTTGAGTGATAAAAATTCAAGTAACTTTCACACAGTTAGAGAGACGCACCAAATATCAACCATATCAAAATCTGACGATGAAAAGTTAAGTGAAACCAGAACCGATCAGAGCACACCAGAAGATACCGCTAGTCTTATTGATGAAACCGAGGAAGATAGAagtataaaacaaaataaaaggtttgttaaagaagagaaagaaaataatctgAATACTAGAGACAGAAATGTAGCAGAATCAGATCAAACTAGTAAAAGTATGGATAACAACGAGATAGAATCTGATGACGACAATGATCTTTCTCTAAGCGAATTGAGAAGGATGTTGCAGAAAGAAGCAATGGAGGATGATTTCTCTTTTGACGAGGACAGTGAAATCGGATATAACCTTCGAAAAATGAAGAACGACAAAACGAATGGCTGGACACAAGAAGTGGAGGATTTTAATGAGATGTTATTGGAACTCggtgtttcaaaatttcaactTGTAGCTGACAGCATTAGTTCATTAAAGGACCTCATATCTACTTTCTTACAAAAGAGTAGTCCAAGTGCCGATACCGATGATGAC CTTCAGTATTTCAAGCACCATCAATCTGCAAAAGTCCATTACAAA AATGAGCCAATTCCTCTGTGTGAAGTGAAACTGGCCAAGAAATTGTCATCTCTACTGAATTCTTTAAAGGAAATGGAACCAGCTTTGCGTGACTCGATAAAAAAAGCCAGAACAAGACTCCAGAAGGAACTAGGCAAATTAAAAGccgg TGTGGAGTGTCAGGACTCATCTGGGGAGGGTGTCGGCTCTAATTGGTGGGTTCTTGGATCGCAGGGCTATCCACTGCCAACTCCCGGAGATGCACCGATTCAAACGTTACCGCAGTCTACCTTATCCTCAGCTGGTTCCCAAAGCAGCTTCATCAAGAACGAGGAACACCAAGAGGAACGTGTCAGCCACGCAGAAGACGATAAACACGATCAACAAGAATACAGAGAGCACAAAGGTGAAAGTGTGCAAAACGAAACGCAAGGAGGCGAAGACAATAGTCAGGAAAGCGCAGGAgctgaagaagaaacgaaagaagagtcCAACTACAAAGAAG AACAACAAACTCGAAGAGTATTACGAGCCCGTGGCATCTCCTCCTACACAGAACAATTTTATTCAGATGACGAGATCGAGGAGAACGAGCTGGAAGAATGGGCCAACATTGAGGCAGTCTACGCGGCTCCCAGCGCACAGGCCGGTACATCCACTCCTTACTTTGGGACGAAAGTCAAATACGCTGACAGTCGGACAAACGAGGAGGACTCAGACCAAGATTGGATTCTACCGAGCTCTcgcaaaaggaaaaataaacgtccgt CTGCCAATAGAAGATTAAAATCATTCGAGCACAAGTTACAAAGTATCAAAGTTGATGAATTACAAGGAGCAGCAGAGTCAGCAGTGACTACTCCTTTGAATACGAATAATGACAAAGAAATACCTGTAGTCAAAGAAGGTCAAATATGTAAATTGGAGAACTTGACCGATCCAGAAGATTCCCATGTCAATACCATTGTAGAAAACCATGAAACTGTGGTAGAGAATTGTGAGGCTGCGGTGGAGAATCCCTTGGCTGTGGTAGAGAATCATGAACCTGTGGTTGAGAATCATGAGGCTGTGGTAGAGAATAATTCTAAACAAACAGTGCCTTCTGCTGAAGTGATCAACAATGTTGAGAATATGGAAAGTGTGCATTCAGAGCTGGATATTAAGGACGAAGGCCCGATCTATGATTACGCACCGTGTCAATCTAATAATGATTACACTGCAAATGTCAATACGAATTACATGATGGTGAAAACCGAACCTGATCCAATGAATTATTACGTGATGCAATCAAATGCTCCAACTGTAATGTCACCCAATACACTCATACAACCTGGATCAGTAGTCTCAAGTATCGTACCACCGATGCCGCAAGGATACTATGTACACGGAGGGCAAAACTATATTATTCAGAATCCACAATCCGGTTTTGTTCCTCCTCAATCATTACAACCGCCAGGGCCGCAGATGTTATCGCCTCAGCAATTCGttagccatcctggttatgtaCCATACATGGTGGCAACAACGCACCCGCAACGTGAATTCATTGCTACGAATCCTCAATTTCTTGCTCAAAATTTACCTCGAAATCCCTCCATTCCGATTCATCCCAATCCAACTATGTCGATTAGAGCTCCACCACAAAGGTACCCAATATCGCGCCGGAATTACCCACATCCTAATGGCGCGGTTATAAGAAGCAGTATGCCAATCAGAGGAAACTTCCCACGAACCAATAACTCTAGGTCAGCGAGAAACGTGCAGCAACAACGCGGGACTCCTACCAAGGTACAGAAACCAAGGAAATCGAACATGCCTTCAGAAAATTCAAACCAATCAAAGACTACTTCTTTGATCGTTCTCAGCGATAGTGATGACGAGATCGAAATGATCATCACTAAAAAAACCGGTTCTACGGCTGACACTGGGAAAACGAAGACTACATCTCGTAGAAACACTGTTCAGTCTAGGCATAAGCCAACTGTTACCTCAGAGGTCACAGTGAGCACACCGAAAGGGTCGATACCTCAACAAATAATACAGCGTATGAGTCAAGGGGGTATCTCGATAACGCCCGTTAAACCTGCAACGCCAGTTCAGACCTCAAATACGCAATTAGTGGTGGTCGTTAATGAAACTGGAAGCCATTATGCCTTAGCACTGCCCAATGGAAGCAAGCTTATCCTCACTCCAGAACAGGTGGCGCAGATACGAGCTTCGAACGGTGGAAAGCTAAtcttgtaa
- the LOC143143702 gene encoding uncharacterized protein LOC143143702 isoform X8: MSQKNRKRKLEGEEQSIVDWEQENIFLGETRNEMESMWELPQIFHFLHLAREALNIPHLSMYEMERMLLVPRASKQLANIMTSLLSSPITKAKLRKIPPMPYEFWTNILAYKLKSWFKIYEGKHRDAVKVLETIGVEPEFWNIFPDAPLLNGKDFEELTFKQKVWLLKTVCDTVMHTRKTVQEEIAKQPWENQFETLLGTDRYGARYIYFPQFLNSDLRIYRHCLDNKILSAVKPIKPKSETNTENKVLKATDLVRKRAKYKKKKTRWSTGMASKSRKKVNKCIEKDLNDCKCTSDSATGSLINEDTNLSSTSTCNNNNNNNNNNNKINLDTINGKRSRSLSKCSEMSTEPDKTHCKNIKTSGYDTNSSAETFSDTRSAERMFKGFSKSSSSKCNIEILSGILSNLKSEVSEEKGTDDVNASSTHTSQAKLELNPMRQYLDPMVLCTGKSESVDNLSSISKTDDEKLNEIISAECLKLSDKNSSNFHTVRETHQISTISKSDDEKLSETRTDQSTPEDTASLIDETEEDRSIKQNKSELRRMLQKEAMEDDFSFDEDSEIGYNLRKMKNDKTNGWTQEVEDFNEMLLELGVSKFQLVADSISSLKDLISTFLQKSSPSADTDDDLQYFKHHQSAKVHYKNEPIPLCEVKLAKKLSSLLNSLKEMEPALRDSIKKARTRLQKELGKLKAGQDAVCCSSVECQDSSGEGVGSNWWVLGSQGYPLPTPGDAPIQTLPQSTLSSAGSQSSFIKNEEHQEERVSHAEDDKHDQQEYREHKGESVQNETQGGEDNSQESAGAEEETKEESNYKEEQQTRRVLRARGISSYTEQFYSDDEIEENELEEWANIEAVYAAPSAQAGTSTPYFGTKVKYADSRTNEEDSDQDWILPSSRKRKNKRPSANRRLKSFEHKLQSIKVDELQGAAESAVTTPLNTNNDKEIPVVKEGQICKLENLTDPEDSHVNTIVENHETVVENCEAAVENPLAVVENHEPVVENHEAVVENNSKQTVPSAEVINNVENMESVHSELDIKDEGPIYDYAPCQSNNDYTANVNTNYMMVKTEPDPMNYYVMQSNAPTVMSPNTLIQPGSVVSSIVPPMPQGYYVHGGQNYIIQNPQSGFVPPQSLQPPGPQMLSPQQFVSHPGYVPYMVATTHPQREFIATNPQFLAQNLPRNPSIPIHPNPTMSIRAPPQRYPISRRNYPHPNGAVIRSSMPIRGNFPRTNNSRSARNVQQQRGTPTKVQKPRKSNMPSENSNQSKTTSLIVLSDSDDEIEMIITKKTGSTADTGKTKTTSRRNTVQSRHKPTVTSEVTVSTPKGSIPQQIIQRMSQGGISITPVKPATPVQTSNTQLVVVVNETGSHYALALPNGSKLILTPEQVAQIRASNGGKLIL, from the exons ATGTCGcagaaaaatagaaaacggAAGTTGGAGGGGGAAGAGCAGTCAATAGTTGACTGGGAGcaggaaaatattttcctagGTGAAACAAGAAATGAAATGGAATCCATGTGGGAG CTTCCACAAATATTTCACTTTCTTCACCTAGCAAGGGAAGCTCTAAACATACCTCATTTATCCATGTATGAAATGGAACGCATGCTTTTAGTACCAAGAGCTTCAAAGCAGTTGGCTAATATCATGACATCCTTATTAAG ctCTCCCATCACCAAAGCAAAATTGAGGAAGATACCACCCATGCCATATGAGTTCTGGACAAACATTTTAGCCTACAAATTAAAAAGCTGGTTCAAAATTTATGAGGGAAAACATCGGGATGCAGTAAAA GTTCTAGAAACCATTGGTGTTGAGCCAGAATTCTGGAACATTTTCCCTGATGCTCCTCTGCTGAATGGCAAAGATTTTGAGGAGCTAACTTTCAAACAAAAAGTCTGGCTTCTGAAAACAGTCTGTGATACAGTCATG CACACTCGGAAAACTGTGCAAGAGGAAATTGCTAAGCAACCATGGGAAAACCAGTTTGAAACCCTCTTAGGAACTGATCGCTATGGAGCAAGATACATTTATTTCCCACAATTTCTTAATAGTGATCTACGAATCTATAGGCATTGTCTTGATAATAAAATTCTATCTGCAGTAAAG CCTATCAAGCCAAAGTCGGAAACAAATACGGAAAATAAAGTTCTGAAGGCGACTGACTTAGTGAGGAAAAGagcaaaatataaaaagaaaaaaacacgatGGAGCACTGGCATGGCTTCaaaatcgagaaagaaagtAAATAAATGCATTGAAAAGGATCTAAACGACTGCAAGTGTACTAGCGACAGCGCTACGGGCTCCTTAATTAATGAAGATACAAATCTGAGTAGTACAAGCacctgtaataataataataataacaataataataataataaaattaatttagacACTATCAATGGGAAAAGGTCGAGAAGTTTATCAAAGTGTTCGGAAATGAGTACAGAACCTGATAAAACACactgtaaaaatataaagacGAGTGGTTACGACACAAATAGTTCAGCCGAAACGTTTTCTGACACAAGATCAGCTGAAAGAATGTTCAAAGGATTCTCGAAAAGCAGTAGTAGCAAATGTAATATAGAAATACTTAGCGGAATATTAAGTAATTTGAAGTCTGAAGTGAGTGAAGAAAAGGGGACAGATGATGTTAATGCATCATCAACGCATACCTCACAAGCCAAGTTAGAATTAAACCCAATGAGACAATATTTAGATCCAATGGTTCTCTGTACAGGTAAAAGCGAATCTGTCGATAATTTGTCTAGTATTTCAAAGACTGATGATgagaaattaaatgaaattatcaGCGCCGAATGCTTAAAGTTGAGTGATAAAAATTCAAGTAACTTTCACACAGTTAGAGAGACGCACCAAATATCAACCATATCAAAATCTGACGATGAAAAGTTAAGTGAAACCAGAACCGATCAGAGCACACCAGAAGATACCGCTAGTCTTATTGATGAAACCGAGGAAGATAGAagtataaaacaaaataaaag CGAATTGAGAAGGATGTTGCAGAAAGAAGCAATGGAGGATGATTTCTCTTTTGACGAGGACAGTGAAATCGGATATAACCTTCGAAAAATGAAGAACGACAAAACGAATGGCTGGACACAAGAAGTGGAGGATTTTAATGAGATGTTATTGGAACTCggtgtttcaaaatttcaactTGTAGCTGACAGCATTAGTTCATTAAAGGACCTCATATCTACTTTCTTACAAAAGAGTAGTCCAAGTGCCGATACCGATGATGAC CTTCAGTATTTCAAGCACCATCAATCTGCAAAAGTCCATTACAAA AATGAGCCAATTCCTCTGTGTGAAGTGAAACTGGCCAAGAAATTGTCATCTCTACTGAATTCTTTAAAGGAAATGGAACCAGCTTTGCGTGACTCGATAAAAAAAGCCAGAACAAGACTCCAGAAGGAACTAGGCAAATTAAAAGccgg ACAAGATGCTGTATGTTGTAGCAGTGTGGAGTGTCAGGACTCATCTGGGGAGGGTGTCGGCTCTAATTGGTGGGTTCTTGGATCGCAGGGCTATCCACTGCCAACTCCCGGAGATGCACCGATTCAAACGTTACCGCAGTCTACCTTATCCTCAGCTGGTTCCCAAAGCAGCTTCATCAAGAACGAGGAACACCAAGAGGAACGTGTCAGCCACGCAGAAGACGATAAACACGATCAACAAGAATACAGAGAGCACAAAGGTGAAAGTGTGCAAAACGAAACGCAAGGAGGCGAAGACAATAGTCAGGAAAGCGCAGGAgctgaagaagaaacgaaagaagagtcCAACTACAAAGAAG AACAACAAACTCGAAGAGTATTACGAGCCCGTGGCATCTCCTCCTACACAGAACAATTTTATTCAGATGACGAGATCGAGGAGAACGAGCTGGAAGAATGGGCCAACATTGAGGCAGTCTACGCGGCTCCCAGCGCACAGGCCGGTACATCCACTCCTTACTTTGGGACGAAAGTCAAATACGCTGACAGTCGGACAAACGAGGAGGACTCAGACCAAGATTGGATTCTACCGAGCTCTcgcaaaaggaaaaataaacgtccgt CTGCCAATAGAAGATTAAAATCATTCGAGCACAAGTTACAAAGTATCAAAGTTGATGAATTACAAGGAGCAGCAGAGTCAGCAGTGACTACTCCTTTGAATACGAATAATGACAAAGAAATACCTGTAGTCAAAGAAGGTCAAATATGTAAATTGGAGAACTTGACCGATCCAGAAGATTCCCATGTCAATACCATTGTAGAAAACCATGAAACTGTGGTAGAGAATTGTGAGGCTGCGGTGGAGAATCCCTTGGCTGTGGTAGAGAATCATGAACCTGTGGTTGAGAATCATGAGGCTGTGGTAGAGAATAATTCTAAACAAACAGTGCCTTCTGCTGAAGTGATCAACAATGTTGAGAATATGGAAAGTGTGCATTCAGAGCTGGATATTAAGGACGAAGGCCCGATCTATGATTACGCACCGTGTCAATCTAATAATGATTACACTGCAAATGTCAATACGAATTACATGATGGTGAAAACCGAACCTGATCCAATGAATTATTACGTGATGCAATCAAATGCTCCAACTGTAATGTCACCCAATACACTCATACAACCTGGATCAGTAGTCTCAAGTATCGTACCACCGATGCCGCAAGGATACTATGTACACGGAGGGCAAAACTATATTATTCAGAATCCACAATCCGGTTTTGTTCCTCCTCAATCATTACAACCGCCAGGGCCGCAGATGTTATCGCCTCAGCAATTCGttagccatcctggttatgtaCCATACATGGTGGCAACAACGCACCCGCAACGTGAATTCATTGCTACGAATCCTCAATTTCTTGCTCAAAATTTACCTCGAAATCCCTCCATTCCGATTCATCCCAATCCAACTATGTCGATTAGAGCTCCACCACAAAGGTACCCAATATCGCGCCGGAATTACCCACATCCTAATGGCGCGGTTATAAGAAGCAGTATGCCAATCAGAGGAAACTTCCCACGAACCAATAACTCTAGGTCAGCGAGAAACGTGCAGCAACAACGCGGGACTCCTACCAAGGTACAGAAACCAAGGAAATCGAACATGCCTTCAGAAAATTCAAACCAATCAAAGACTACTTCTTTGATCGTTCTCAGCGATAGTGATGACGAGATCGAAATGATCATCACTAAAAAAACCGGTTCTACGGCTGACACTGGGAAAACGAAGACTACATCTCGTAGAAACACTGTTCAGTCTAGGCATAAGCCAACTGTTACCTCAGAGGTCACAGTGAGCACACCGAAAGGGTCGATACCTCAACAAATAATACAGCGTATGAGTCAAGGGGGTATCTCGATAACGCCCGTTAAACCTGCAACGCCAGTTCAGACCTCAAATACGCAATTAGTGGTGGTCGTTAATGAAACTGGAAGCCATTATGCCTTAGCACTGCCCAATGGAAGCAAGCTTATCCTCACTCCAGAACAGGTGGCGCAGATACGAGCTTCGAACGGTGGAAAGCTAAtcttgtaa